The following proteins are co-located in the Ensifer sp. WSM1721 genome:
- a CDS encoding FAD-binding oxidoreductase, with product MNDMSLTNLQAGTTMISAAAIEALAGRLRGRVLMPTDAAYDEARTIWNAMIDRRPGLIVQCAGPADVVNAVRFAAENQLLVAMRGGGHNIAGNAVCDGGLMIDLTPMKSVRVDQTTKRAWVEPGATLADVDKETQAFRLVLPTGINSTTGIAGLTLGGGFGWTTRKFGLTVDNLLSVDVVTANGELVRASPTEHRDLFWALRGGGGNFGVVTAFEFALHELGPEVVAGLVVHPFADAPSVLKQYRQALETAPDELTCWAVMRQAPPLPFLPAEWHGKEILLLAICYCGDPEAGEKPTAELRSIGEPIADVVGPIPFVGWQQAFDPLLTPGARNYWKSHDFTELSDETIGVLTDAVRQLPGPECEIFIGHVGGAAGRVAVEETAFPQRSSHFVMNVHARWRDPAMDRTCIDWARRLFEAAKPYAAGTAYINFMPEDEIDRVEAAYGSNYRRLVEVKRRYDPLNLFRMNQNVRPIEERGAA from the coding sequence ATGAACGATATGAGCCTCACCAATCTGCAAGCAGGAACAACAATGATCAGCGCCGCGGCCATCGAGGCGCTTGCGGGACGGCTGCGTGGCCGTGTCCTCATGCCGACCGACGCCGCCTATGACGAGGCACGCACGATCTGGAACGCAATGATCGATCGCAGGCCCGGCTTGATCGTGCAGTGCGCCGGGCCTGCGGATGTCGTCAATGCGGTTCGCTTCGCGGCGGAGAACCAGTTGCTGGTCGCTATGCGCGGCGGCGGACACAACATTGCCGGCAATGCCGTCTGCGACGGCGGCCTGATGATCGATCTCACGCCGATGAAATCGGTGCGCGTGGATCAGACGACCAAACGGGCCTGGGTGGAGCCGGGCGCGACGCTTGCCGACGTCGACAAGGAAACGCAGGCGTTCCGCCTGGTGCTGCCGACCGGCATCAACTCGACAACGGGGATTGCCGGCCTGACGCTCGGCGGCGGATTCGGCTGGACGACGCGCAAGTTCGGATTGACGGTCGACAACTTGCTTTCCGTCGACGTGGTGACGGCGAATGGCGAGCTGGTGCGTGCGAGCCCGACGGAACACCGCGACCTCTTCTGGGCGCTCAGGGGCGGCGGCGGCAATTTCGGCGTCGTCACGGCCTTCGAATTCGCGCTGCATGAACTCGGTCCGGAAGTTGTCGCGGGGCTGGTTGTGCATCCCTTCGCCGACGCGCCAAGCGTGCTCAAGCAGTACCGGCAGGCGCTCGAGACGGCGCCGGACGAACTCACCTGCTGGGCCGTGATGCGGCAGGCGCCGCCCTTGCCGTTCCTTCCCGCCGAGTGGCACGGCAAGGAGATCCTGCTGCTGGCGATCTGTTATTGCGGCGATCCCGAAGCAGGCGAGAAGCCAACCGCGGAGCTGCGTTCGATCGGCGAGCCGATCGCCGACGTCGTCGGCCCCATTCCCTTCGTCGGCTGGCAGCAGGCCTTTGATCCGCTGCTGACGCCGGGTGCCCGCAACTACTGGAAGAGCCATGATTTCACGGAACTTTCGGATGAAACGATCGGCGTGCTCACCGATGCCGTCCGGCAATTGCCGGGACCGGAGTGCGAGATCTTCATTGGCCACGTCGGCGGTGCCGCCGGTCGCGTCGCCGTGGAGGAAACCGCCTTCCCGCAGCGCAGCTCGCATTTCGTCATGAATGTGCACGCGCGCTGGCGCGATCCGGCGATGGATCGGACCTGCATCGACTGGGCACGGCGGCTTTTCGAGGCGGCGAAACCCTATGCCGCAGGCACCGCTTACATCAACTTCATGCCGGAAGACGAGATCGACCGGGTCGAGGCCGCCTATGGCAGCAACTATCGGCGGCTCGTCGAGGTGAAGAGGCGTTACGATCCGCTCAATCTCTTCCGGATGAACCAGAATGTGCGGCCGATCGAGGAGCGCGGGGCGGCCTAA
- the rfbF gene encoding glucose-1-phosphate cytidylyltransferase — MKVVILAGGYGTRISEESHLRPKPMIEIGGRPILWHIMKIYSHHGFSDFVICLGYRGYMIKEYFSNYILHSSDVTFDMATGETTYHTKTAEPWRVTLVDTGPDSMTGGRLKRVAPYLGDTFCLTYGDGVADIDIRALADYHRSHGREATVTSVVPPGRYGALAIEAGQVNSFAEKPAGDNGRINGGFFVLNRSVLDRIEGDHTPFESAPLEGLARDGELMAFPHDGFWRPMDTLRDKNQLEELWQQNRAPWKIWS, encoded by the coding sequence ATGAAGGTCGTCATTCTCGCCGGCGGATACGGCACCCGCATCTCCGAGGAGAGCCACCTCAGACCCAAGCCGATGATCGAGATCGGCGGGCGCCCGATCCTCTGGCACATCATGAAGATCTATAGCCACCACGGCTTTTCGGATTTCGTGATCTGCCTCGGCTACCGCGGCTACATGATCAAGGAATATTTCTCCAACTATATCCTGCATTCCTCCGACGTCACCTTCGATATGGCGACGGGCGAAACCACCTATCATACGAAAACGGCCGAGCCCTGGCGCGTGACGCTTGTGGATACGGGGCCGGACTCGATGACCGGCGGTCGCCTCAAGCGCGTGGCTCCCTATCTCGGCGATACATTCTGCCTGACCTATGGCGACGGAGTCGCCGATATCGACATCCGCGCGCTCGCCGATTACCACCGCAGCCACGGCCGCGAGGCGACGGTGACGAGCGTCGTGCCGCCGGGACGTTACGGTGCACTGGCGATCGAAGCGGGGCAGGTCAACAGTTTCGCGGAGAAGCCGGCGGGCGACAATGGCCGTATTAATGGCGGATTTTTCGTGCTCAATCGCTCCGTGCTCGACCGTATCGAGGGGGATCACACCCCGTTCGAAAGCGCGCCGCTCGAGGGCTTGGCACGTGACGGAGAATTGATGGCCTTCCCGCATGACGGCTTCTGGCGGCCGATGGATACGCTGCGCGACAAGAACCAGCTCGAAGAGCTCTGGCAGCAAAACCGCGCGCCCTGGAAGATCTGGTCATGA
- the rfbG gene encoding CDP-glucose 4,6-dehydratase encodes MSRLTDPNFWAGKRVLLTGHTGFKGSWAALWLNKMGARVTGYALPPASDPSLHALLNGDGLAESQFGDIRDGEALSTITRKSEPEIILHMAAQPLVRESYATPAETFDVNVMGTVRLLEAARATPSVKAVLVVTTDKVYRNDETGRHFLETDTLGGHDPYSGSKAACEVAVATWRSAFLDERGIRIATARGGNVIGGGDFSADRLVPDVVRAALSGTRLNIRSPMATRPWQHVLDCLNGYFLFAEALYKGASDVDALNFGPSPAEPPIAVRDVANAIQTAMGLAPEWEDVSSLRQPREMQALGLDPALAGKSLAWQARLRQKEAIEWTARWYDGWRRGKAPLELTLDQIEAFTKGY; translated from the coding sequence ATGAGCCGCCTCACCGATCCGAATTTCTGGGCGGGAAAACGCGTCCTGCTGACCGGCCATACGGGCTTCAAGGGAAGCTGGGCGGCCCTGTGGCTGAATAAGATGGGCGCCCGCGTCACCGGCTATGCGCTGCCGCCTGCTTCCGACCCGTCGCTCCACGCGCTTCTGAACGGGGACGGCCTGGCGGAGAGCCAGTTCGGCGACATTCGCGACGGCGAGGCGCTCTCTACGATCACGCGGAAGAGCGAACCGGAGATCATCCTGCACATGGCGGCGCAGCCGCTGGTGCGCGAAAGCTATGCGACGCCCGCCGAGACCTTCGACGTCAACGTCATGGGCACGGTCCGGCTGCTCGAGGCGGCGCGCGCCACCCCTTCCGTGAAGGCAGTCCTCGTCGTGACCACCGACAAGGTCTATCGCAATGACGAGACCGGACGGCATTTCCTGGAAACCGACACGCTCGGCGGACACGACCCCTATTCCGGCTCGAAGGCCGCCTGCGAGGTGGCGGTCGCGACTTGGCGCAGCGCCTTCCTCGACGAGCGCGGCATCCGCATCGCCACGGCCCGCGGCGGCAATGTGATCGGCGGCGGCGACTTTTCGGCCGACCGGCTGGTGCCCGACGTCGTCCGCGCCGCCCTTTCCGGCACCAGGCTCAATATTCGCAGCCCAATGGCGACGCGCCCCTGGCAGCACGTGCTCGATTGCCTCAACGGCTATTTCCTTTTTGCCGAGGCGCTCTATAAGGGCGCGAGCGATGTCGATGCCCTGAACTTCGGCCCCTCGCCCGCCGAGCCGCCGATCGCGGTGCGCGACGTGGCAAACGCGATCCAGACGGCGATGGGGCTCGCTCCCGAATGGGAAGACGTCTCTTCGCTGAGGCAACCGCGCGAGATGCAGGCGCTCGGCCTCGACCCGGCACTCGCCGGCAAGAGCCTCGCCTGGCAGGCGCGACTCAGGCAAAAAGAGGCGATCGAATGGACCGCCCGCTGGTACGACGGCTGGCGCCGGGGCAAGGCTCCGCTCGAGCTCACACTGGACCAGATCGAAGCATTTACGAAAGGCTACTGA
- a CDS encoding class I SAM-dependent methyltransferase, whose translation MSHTCRFCSTPLETAVADLGATPWSNSFLEPTEEAIAREKIFPLKVMFCSECLLVQTTETAPADEIFNAEYHYLSSFSTSWLDHARRYAETMTERLGLDGTSQVVEVASNDGYLLQYFVEKQIPVLGVEPAANAAKIAEGRNVPTHVAFFGRDTANELVRRGIRADLTAANNVLGHVPDIADFVSGFAILLKPDGVATFEFPHLLRLIEGIQFDTIYHEHYSYLSLVAVERIFAACGLKVFDVEELPTHGGSLRVYAQPLTGTRPATEGLAKVRADEAKAKLTERATYVAFGEKIAAVCEGFRAFLREAKSEGKRIAAYGAAAKGNTFLNVCGVTADDIDFIVDRNDLKQGKLTPGSYIPIHAPAKLEAAKPDYVVILPWNLTDEIVEANSHVRSWGGRFMVAIPEVKVI comes from the coding sequence ATGTCTCATACCTGCCGCTTCTGCTCGACCCCGCTTGAAACCGCTGTTGCGGATCTTGGAGCGACGCCCTGGTCCAACTCGTTCCTCGAGCCGACCGAGGAGGCGATCGCCCGAGAGAAGATTTTTCCGCTGAAAGTGATGTTCTGTTCGGAATGCCTGCTCGTGCAGACCACCGAAACGGCGCCGGCCGACGAGATCTTCAACGCCGAGTACCATTATCTCTCGTCGTTTTCGACGAGCTGGCTCGACCATGCGCGGCGCTATGCCGAGACGATGACCGAGCGCCTCGGTCTCGATGGCACGTCGCAAGTCGTGGAGGTCGCGTCGAACGACGGCTATCTGCTGCAATATTTCGTCGAAAAGCAGATCCCCGTGCTCGGCGTCGAGCCAGCGGCCAACGCCGCCAAGATCGCCGAAGGCCGCAACGTGCCGACGCACGTCGCCTTCTTCGGCCGCGACACGGCCAATGAGTTGGTCCGCCGCGGAATCCGGGCCGATCTCACTGCGGCCAACAACGTGCTCGGGCATGTGCCCGACATCGCCGATTTCGTCAGCGGCTTTGCGATTCTCTTGAAACCGGACGGTGTCGCGACCTTCGAGTTCCCGCACCTCCTGCGCCTGATCGAAGGCATCCAGTTCGACACGATCTATCATGAGCATTATTCCTATCTCTCCCTCGTCGCCGTCGAGCGCATCTTCGCCGCCTGCGGGCTCAAGGTCTTCGACGTCGAGGAGCTGCCGACCCATGGCGGTTCGTTGCGCGTTTACGCACAACCGTTGACGGGCACGAGGCCGGCAACGGAGGGGCTTGCGAAAGTGCGTGCCGACGAGGCCAAGGCGAAGCTCACGGAGAGGGCAACCTATGTCGCCTTTGGTGAAAAGATCGCCGCCGTCTGCGAAGGCTTCCGCGCCTTCCTGCGAGAAGCCAAAAGCGAGGGCAAGCGGATCGCGGCCTATGGCGCAGCGGCCAAGGGCAACACCTTCCTGAATGTCTGCGGCGTGACCGCCGACGATATCGATTTCATCGTCGACCGCAACGACCTGAAGCAGGGCAAGCTCACGCCCGGCAGCTACATCCCGATCCACGCGCCGGCCAAGCTCGAGGCCGCCAAGCCCGACTATGTCGTCATCCTGCCGTGGAATCTCACGGACGAGATTGTCGAGGCGAACAGCCATGTCCGTTCCTGGGGCGGTCGCTTCATGGTTGCCATCCCGGAAGTGAAGGTGATTTGA
- a CDS encoding cephalosporin hydroxylase family protein has translation MDPIEQFRAERAAAVDDYGRDGDFQTLSNQWREVTMAKRYVYNFDWLGRPIIQYPQDIVAMQELIWATRPDLVIETGIAHGGSLILSASLLAMLDMCDAIEAGVSFDPSQAKRKVIGIDIDIRAHNRAAIESHPMASRIQMFEGSSIDQEIVAKVREASAGYRRVMVALDSMHTHAHVLAELEAYAPLVTPGCYCVVFDTLVEDLPAGFFSDRPWDVGDNPKTAVHEYLKSHPEFEIDQSVQNKLMVTVAPHGFLKRLES, from the coding sequence ATGGACCCTATCGAACAATTCCGCGCCGAGCGGGCGGCAGCCGTCGACGACTATGGTCGCGACGGCGATTTTCAGACGCTCTCGAACCAGTGGCGCGAAGTCACGATGGCGAAGCGCTACGTCTATAATTTCGACTGGCTCGGCCGTCCGATCATCCAATATCCGCAGGATATCGTGGCGATGCAGGAACTCATCTGGGCGACACGTCCCGATCTGGTGATCGAGACCGGGATCGCCCATGGCGGATCACTGATCCTGAGCGCCTCGCTGCTTGCCATGCTCGACATGTGCGACGCGATCGAAGCGGGCGTTTCCTTCGACCCCAGCCAGGCCAAGCGCAAGGTGATCGGCATCGACATCGATATCCGCGCGCATAACCGCGCGGCGATCGAAAGCCACCCGATGGCAAGCCGCATCCAGATGTTCGAGGGGTCATCCATCGATCAGGAGATCGTCGCGAAGGTGCGCGAGGCGTCTGCGGGCTACCGGCGCGTGATGGTCGCGCTCGACTCCATGCATACCCACGCGCATGTGCTTGCGGAACTCGAAGCCTATGCGCCGCTGGTCACGCCCGGCTGCTATTGCGTCGTGTTCGACACGCTGGTCGAGGATCTGCCGGCCGGTTTCTTCAGCGACCGGCCATGGGACGTCGGCGACAATCCGAAGACCGCAGTGCATGAGTACCTGAAATCCCATCCCGAATTCGAGATCGACCAGTCGGTTCAAAACAAGCTGATGGTCACTGTTGCTCCCCACGGCTTCCTGAAGCGGCTGGAAAGCTGA
- a CDS encoding NAD(P)-dependent oxidoreductase — MFTVLGESGFIGGNLVRRLRDLGHDVSAPSRTDMPLAGQDLGHVIYAIGLTADFRTRPFDTIEAHVSLAAKILRENAFSSFLYLSSTRVYANNRDTHEGALLSASPLNPSDLYNLSKLTGEAICLNSGRENVRVARLSNVVGPDEARSDTFLGALCREARGGHIQLQTALESSKDYIWIDDAVELLLRIAKEGRHSVYNVASGRQTSHADWCAAIQSRAKCSVGVNDGAPTASFPPIAVDRVTDEFAFAATPVLERIPEILGNAESEHDSDPRPST, encoded by the coding sequence ATGTTTACCGTTCTCGGCGAGTCGGGCTTCATCGGGGGCAATCTCGTGCGCCGGCTGCGCGATCTCGGCCACGACGTCAGCGCTCCTTCTCGCACCGACATGCCTCTCGCGGGGCAGGACCTCGGTCATGTCATCTATGCCATTGGCCTGACGGCCGACTTTCGCACACGGCCCTTCGATACGATCGAGGCGCATGTTTCGCTCGCGGCGAAAATCCTGCGTGAGAACGCGTTCTCTTCCTTCCTCTACCTTTCGTCCACGAGGGTTTACGCCAACAACCGCGACACGCACGAAGGCGCTCTGCTCTCGGCGTCGCCGCTCAATCCGTCGGACCTCTACAATCTGTCGAAGCTCACCGGTGAGGCGATCTGCCTTAACTCTGGGCGCGAGAACGTACGGGTCGCCAGGCTGTCGAACGTTGTCGGACCGGACGAGGCGCGTTCGGACACGTTCCTCGGGGCGCTGTGCCGGGAGGCGAGAGGCGGACATATTCAGCTTCAGACCGCGCTCGAATCCAGCAAGGACTATATCTGGATCGACGATGCGGTGGAGTTGCTTCTCCGTATCGCAAAGGAAGGGCGCCATTCCGTCTACAACGTCGCAAGCGGCAGGCAGACCAGTCACGCCGACTGGTGCGCCGCAATTCAATCCCGGGCGAAGTGTTCCGTTGGGGTGAACGACGGCGCGCCGACCGCTTCATTCCCGCCGATTGCTGTCGATCGAGTGACGGACGAATTCGCTTTTGCTGCGACACCTGTGCTAGAGCGCATCCCTGAAATTCTGGGCAACGCCGAATCGGAGCACGATTCCGATCCGCGGCCCTCCACATGA